The following DNA comes from Epinephelus lanceolatus isolate andai-2023 chromosome 1, ASM4190304v1, whole genome shotgun sequence.
AGACCGACTGAGCCACTGTGTAGCCTAAAACTCATGTCACAAatgtagaggagaggagagaggagaaataaaaatgtactgtcatacacaaacaaaaaacagtattCTTGATGTGGACATtgtaatttcttttctttgaggTATTTGTCAATGTCAAAATAGTTTTGTTTATGCAAAGAAAATCTATGGACATGTATCACAGGTATTATATGCAGAGAGCAAACAGCATGTTTTGCAAATAAGACAGATTATTATTCATCTCAAGGGAAATTGTTGTGCAGCAGCTTCACTGCAAAGTTAAAGGAGTGCAGATACAAAGCGTGCAACATACAGGGACTTAAATAACAGCAGAAAGCAAATGCattgcaaatataaaaaaacaatatagagtaatataaactaaaatataaataacaaataaaaactaaaatatataataataataaatataaaactagATATAGAAATTCTCATGTCTTGTAATGTTAGGTGTAAAAGAATACATTTGGTGTTTGCTGTACATAAACCCACCGGAATATTTATCCTAGCTGTGTCACGCTAACATACAGTGCTTAACTGTAAACGCAACATGTGTTACTGTAGGCCTACATAACTGTGATTTTTAATCATTATTCCCCGTGAAGTTAAAGAAGCAACAGCGCTGTCTCTTCCTGTTGAGGGCGCAGCTGTGCTATCCTCAATTGAACGCTAAGCTACAGGCTACACTGCTACTCTGAACATGGCTGGCCAGGAAGACCCAGTGCAGAGAGAGATTCACCAAGACTGGGCGAATCGAGAGTACATAGAAGTTATTACGAGCAGCATCAAAAAAATCGCCGACTTTCTAAACTCGTTTGGTAAGCTTTCAACCACCAGTGTTGCGGATAAGCTCACTAAAGTGGATACACTGTGCAGATAGCTAACATAGctcaagttagctagctagttccGCTAGCTTAGCTGTACGGCTGTTAGCAttgatgttgatgttttcaaTGGCCACTCCCAGCTAGCAATTAGCTTCGTAGCTAGCTGTGGGTACAATGGCACTTTGGTATCGAGTCGCTTTACGTTTCGTTTCGCTTGTTAGCTAATACAAGCTGTCGAGTGTGTGTTTAAACATTGGTTTTAAAAGATAACTGGTTTCAAGTGTCGGGGCTAGCGGGCCACTGTAGTCGTCTGTCTGCTCGGCTGTCAGTAACGTTTCAGCAGCTTCAAGCAGTTATCAGAAACAGCGAGAATGTGCGTTATTGTGCAGTGAATGCGGTTGTGAGTGACAGTAAAGACAAGCTGTATCTTATAGAGTGAAATGCCATTGCTGTTGATGGTAAAATGCTTAATGCAGTTCATCATCCTCAGATATGTCGTGTCGGTCCCGCTTGGCCACCCTCAATGAGAAGCTGACAGCGCTGGAGAGGAGGATTGAATATATTGAGGCGAGAGTAAGTATACTGCTGCTGTGTAATATAAATGAAATACCCTCTTGTGTGTGAGTATGTCAACATTATATAACCATTCTATGAATATATTTGTCATTACAGGTGACGAAAGGAGAGACCTTGACCTAGATATTACCATGGGAATTCATAGCATCCCAGAGCCACCTGCCCATCATTCCCCTCCCTTCCCTGAATTTTTGGAATAAGTGTGATGGATTCCACCCTCCTTTTTTGGGATCACGTGGACCATTTTTTATAATATATGGCcgagttttgtgttgttttaccTCATGACACATTTGTATAGAAGATATGGGTCTGCCTTGGGTGTCAGTGATGCAAGCATCATCAatgttacaaaacaaaaaaatgataatACGCTCCATAAGTATTGGTTTCAAAAAGTATCATGGGGCTCAATCATGGATCTGGTATCAGCACAACTTGTTGACCATCTGTGTTGTATGCAGTGTCATTACCACATCAGAGATTTATGAAAGGGGAACATCCTTGTGTGCCAAGTTGAACAAGTAATTGTGTAGTCATCTTTATTAAGGACCTGCTTGTACAGTGAACTGTTTGGTGATGTTTCAGGATTTAAATACTGTAATAAATGATTAACGATGACCCTGTTTGGTGGTGTAGCTTATCTAAGACCAGGTAGGTTGTCACAATCAAGGAGTTTAATTCTTTTTAGCTCTCAATATACTAAGAGTTAGATAAGTTAACAGGAAGATAATAAATACTGACAAACAGCTTAACAAAGATAAGTGAACACAAACATGTATAGCTGGTATTTTGCAATACATATTGGACAGGCAAATGGTACATTTTTCAGATAAGATAGGACATATTTATCCTGAGGGAAattgctgtgcagcagttgcaatACAGAAAGGAGTGTAGATACAAAGGGTGCAACACACAAGGCCTTAAATAACAGCAGAAAGCAAATGTATTGCAAATATGTATTACAATATATAtgacaatatattgcaatacaaACTAAATATACAAGTAGGTAACAGTATGGTGCAAAATGTAGGAAAAAATCAGCTTGCAGTAAGGttaaacataataaaattaACCAAGGCATAaaagatataaaacaaataaaaacaatacatacAGTTCTTACAATGATGAGCTTAAATTGTTATCGGATATACAGAATTGTGCACAGTGCAAGATCCTGAAATGGAAATTAAATCTTGTAAGTAAATAAAGTATGAACTGTAAATTAACAGTAGGATTTAGTGTAGTTTTGTGACCTGATTaaagactacaaacagaaactgaaATTGCCCTGAGAAGAGCTTCATATTCAAAAGTGAGGTGGGTTTTAGCTGTCATAGTAGGTTCTGAATCTTAATGCTATTTGCTGTACATGTCAACTTACATAAAGTCTAAtgtgaaattgttgctattttTTAAGGCAGTTTGATCACAAAAGACAACTGCAAATATGGCCAGCAACAAAGCTCCATAACCAGCAAAATGGCCGAAAGTAAACTGTGTCAATTTTGCCCTTGGTCTTGCCTTTCAGGCAGCCTGTTCGGTCAGCGCTGCCTTCTCTAACCATTGGCAGGCAAAGACTAAGACATAACAAAAATGCTATCTTAAACAAATTTGATGaaaattcttttaatataaTACGAAAATAACCTCCAAAATGAATGACACTTATCCTTTTAAAGACATAGTGATGTGATGATGTGATAATATTGATGATAATAGGTGCTCATTTTGTGAAAATTACGTTGAACCACAGACCATATATTATTCTCATGTAGTGTGGCTTGATATACCCAAAtggataaaatgaaatatctcaTAATTCCCAGCTTCTATCTCAATAGACAATATTACATCTGGTGTGATCTtaaaacaaacatcagaaatGAATCCATCCTGATCATTTCTAAAGTTATCCATCCCGATCATTTCTAAATTTAAGAATTCGAAGTGTacgtaatttaaaaaaaaaactgataataGGAATAAAAGCACAAATGCTATATAATATTCTAAAAGAAATCCCACTGTAAGGGATAacgagaaaaaaaatacatctcccCTTGTACggtacttattttattttattgtcctAGTTTTCCCAAGTTGTTTAATATTAAATTTCCATTTAAAATCTACAGTTAAAAGCACTTTCTTTGTAATCAGTTTTCAATCTTGTATTGTagatgtttacatttgtttaCTATGCTGTTGTTCACTTTGGCAATTCTTCTGTCCTTCCCATTATTTAGTGAAAATGAATGTTGTCATGCTTGTTCTGTACAGTtcaataaaaatcatttttaaaaagaaaaagagttaACAGAGATTGCACTTTCTTTAAAAGGTTCTGGCACTATTGTATTGTAAATCCTACAGCCTGTTAAAGGCCTCAGGACCTGGTGCTGCCTGTGAGGCAAGTACGGGGCAAAATGATCTCAGTTCCCATAATGCACCGGGTTACACCCCAATGCATCTTGGGATAAAGAAGCTGTCGTTGTAGTGTTGAAAGAAGTCCTTGAACGTGAGAtgaatttttttcttcatgacttttcaaatacatttttgaaaaactgCTAACGTCAGTGGCTCGTAACATTGTTAATAAACTACCGGTGAGTTTTTGTACATTCAGACCGGAAACTGAAacagtattattattttcacaTACGTTATGTCGGTTAGCTATCGTCAGACCCGGCTCCATGTTAACGTTATGGGTTACCGCACCGGCGGCAGTTTGTTGTGCTAATTGCTACACAGCTATTTCAACTGTAACGATAGCGAAACTACTCTGTGTTAACGTCTAGCatggtgataaaataaaaatacaacagtttgtataacccaattttttggcatttttccaGAGTCGTGGTTGTGTAGCTGAGAGAAATGGGAGCAGATAAAAGGTGAGTAAACATTTAGGGCTAGCGCTGTTCGCCATGGTAGGTGTGGCTAATCAAAATGGCAgtgttatttttaatataagTTCCAGTACTTCCCCCTGAGGGAGAGTGAACGTTACACCAACGTTAAATGTAACTTCTAGTGCTACATTAACTCTCGTCTTTATGACCAGTTAACCTGTGTTACGTTATCTCTGGCGACAGGGTCATAAACACTTGTCGATATATAATCTAATTTTTCCATTTCATCGTAGTCATTGTCTCTCTCAAAGccaaatcagaaaaacagatttgaagaacagtttttgaaaatataCTACAATCTTTCCCCCTCCTAAAAATGCCCACCATATAGAAAAGTGTAGGAAAATAATTCTGCCACTATAACCCACGAATATTGAAAGCATAACTTGAAACAACCTTGCTTTACTATTCATTAGAAAGGTATACATTTTGAAATATGTATGTACTATAGCATAGCCAGTCATTGTGCTCTCCAGTTTAAGAGAAATTTGCATGTCAGGGCTGTTAAACATAGTAAGCGCCTGAAATTAGACAGTGGCCACTGACTGTAATTACTCTGTTGCACAGTTGTGCAGCGTCTCTCTGTGCACATTACATAAAAAGAAGATATAATACATATAAGAAAGGCAGAAAAATCTCttctggaaatattttggagtATGGCAGTCCCATTAAACATTGtttaagcttaaaaaaaaagtaaatggtaaatggactgcacttgtatagcacctttctagtctttcaACCACTCAGcgtttttacactacatgtcacattcagccattcacacatgcactgaaaCACTGGTGGCCAAGCTACTATACAAGATGCCAGCTGCTACTCAGTAACTACTCACATGTTCTCACATACTGATGGAACAACCATCAGGAGCaacttggggttcagtatcgtgcccaaggatactttgacatgcggactggaggacggctcgaaccactgatcttctgcTTAGTGGACCTCCacctctacctctgagccacaatTTAGACAGCAGgaaatgtgaggaaaaaaatctACACTGTAAATCATTGACCACACTTGAGACGGTGCCTGTGCATCAGGGGAAACCTATTATGCTTAT
Coding sequences within:
- the brk1 gene encoding putative protein BRICK1 → MAGQEDPVQREIHQDWANREYIEVITSSIKKIADFLNSFDMSCRSRLATLNEKLTALERRIEYIEARVTKGETLT